GAAGATAAAGATAGTGGATTGAGTTTAGAGAGTTTTAGAAAAGGATTAGTAAAAGTAAAAGAGACAAAAGAACCGTATGTTTCAAATGAATTGGGTAAAAGATTTAACATAAAAGCTATTGCTCCTATATTTAATAAAAGTGGTGAATATATAGGAACTATTGAAGTTATTATGGATTATAGTGATTTAAAAAATAGACTAAAATATATGGGAATAGATATTATAGCTTTACTTGAAAAAGAGTATTTACAAATAGCAAAATCACATCAAAATAGTGCATTTTTATATGATTATGTTGTAATAGAAGATGAATATGATAGAAGCTTTTTTGATTTTCTTTTATCAAATAAAGAGTATTTATCAAATAAAAAGTTCTATTATGAAAATAAAAATAAAATAATCACACAAATACCTTTAGGTGATGTAGATAAACAAAGTATTGGTTTGTTGATGATTCGATTTGATAAAGATAAACAAAAATTTAGTTATTTGCCAAGATATGAATATAAAGGTGATATAAATATAAAATCAGATATAAAGAATAAAGAAGAGATAGAAAAAAAAGAGATAATTATAAGATGATAAAAATTTTGTTATTAGAAGATGATTATTTATATAAAGTATCAATAAAAGAGTTTTTAGAAGAGTTAGACTTTTATGTTGATGATTTTGAAAATGGTGATGATGCTTTAAATGCTATTTTTGAAAACTATTATGATTTACTTCTTTTAGATATTAGAGTTCCTGGAATGGATGGTTTTTCTTTGGTTGAATATGTAAGAAAAGAGAAAATCGATGTTCCTATTATTATTTTGACTTCTTTAACAGATATTAAAGATTTAAGTCATGGTTATGAACTTGGATGTAATGACTATATTAGAAAACCTTTTGATATGATAGAGTTAAAATTTAGAATAGAACAGTTGATAAAAAACTGTTTCAAAACAAATGATGATTTGATAATTTTGCCATTTGATTTTAAATTTGATATGAAAAAATTTATTTTATATTCAAATGATCAAATAGTTGATTTAACTTTAAAAGAGAGCCAGCTTGTGAGTTTACTTATTCAAAATAGAGGTTTTTTTGTATCAATTGAAACTTTGCATGAAGTAGTTTGGGAAAGTAAAGATATCTCATATTCTGATATTAGAATGTGTATAAAAAGAGTTAGAGAAAAAACTCATAAAGATTTTATAAAAACAAAAAGATTTGTAGGATATAAGATTGATAAATAACAAATATGAGATAAAGTATATAATAATACAGCTATTTTTGACTCTATTTATCGCTTTTATTCCTATATATTTCTATCTTGATGCCTCTTTTGAAAATCAAACAATTAAAGATAAAATAGATTTGAAAAACTATGCAAATTTAGTTGTGACAAAAATTGAAAATTTTAAAAAAGAGAATAATGAACTATTTTTTTATCCTCGTTCAAATATTTTTACATCAGCAATAATTGGTGAAAAAAATGAAGTGATTTTCTCTTTATTAAAAAATGAAATTCATTTTGAAAGTGAGTTTTTCAAAACAAAAGATGAGTTTTGTTATAAAGAGTATTTGAATGAAAATATTTTAAAAGCAAAAAACTTGATAGTTTGTAAAGATATAGATAACTCTCAAGTTATTTATAATGCGATAATTTTGCTTCTAACTATTAGTTTTTTTCTATTTTTATCATCATTTTTTATTATAAAACAAAGTATTGAACCATATAGAAGACTAAATCAATATTTAGATGATTTTTTAAAAGATGCAATGCATGAACTAAAAACTCCAATAGGTGTTGCAAGAATAAATACAGATATGCTTCAAATGAGACTTAAAAATGATAAAAATATTTTAAGAATAAAATCAGCACTAAAAAATATGACAGTTATTTATGAAGATTTAGAATATTATATGCAACAAAATGCTGTAAAAGATGAAAAAAGAGCTATAAATCTATCAATATTTT
The nucleotide sequence above comes from Arcobacter lacus. Encoded proteins:
- a CDS encoding cache domain-containing protein codes for the protein MNKTYKNFIFLFVVVISTLLYFLNKYNNIIEQNEIDIFVSNQVELVQQELTNQKNQALSLAILFSKNQNIIDNLEQDKPKELKKEILKLLEIIKTYSNQNNLQVQIHTKDLKVFVRSWEDKDSGLSLESFRKGLVKVKETKEPYVSNELGKRFNIKAIAPIFNKSGEYIGTIEVIMDYSDLKNRLKYMGIDIIALLEKEYLQIAKSHQNSAFLYDYVVIEDEYDRSFFDFLLSNKEYLSNKKFYYENKNKIITQIPLGDVDKQSIGLLMIRFDKDKQKFSYLPRYEYKGDINIKSDIKNKEEIEKKEIIIR
- a CDS encoding response regulator transcription factor, whose translation is MIKILLLEDDYLYKVSIKEFLEELDFYVDDFENGDDALNAIFENYYDLLLLDIRVPGMDGFSLVEYVRKEKIDVPIIILTSLTDIKDLSHGYELGCNDYIRKPFDMIELKFRIEQLIKNCFKTNDDLIILPFDFKFDMKKFILYSNDQIVDLTLKESQLVSLLIQNRGFFVSIETLHEVVWESKDISYSDIRMCIKRVREKTHKDFIKTKRFVGYKIDK
- a CDS encoding sensor histidine kinase, which translates into the protein MINNKYEIKYIIIQLFLTLFIAFIPIYFYLDASFENQTIKDKIDLKNYANLVVTKIENFKKENNELFFYPRSNIFTSAIIGEKNEVIFSLLKNEIHFESEFFKTKDEFCYKEYLNENILKAKNLIVCKDIDNSQVIYNAIILLLTISFFLFLSSFFIIKQSIEPYRRLNQYLDDFLKDAMHELKTPIGVARINTDMLQMRLKNDKNILRIKSALKNMTVIYEDLEYYMQQNAVKDEKRAINLSIFLEKRVEFFNDLATSKNISFTKFIEKNIKINFNEIELYRIIDNNLSNAIKYSKENSNITVILETVNEDLKLTFKDEGVGIKDTSSIFKRYYRGDKITGGFGIGLSIVKNICDKNDIKIEVISKVEEGTTFVYSFLKN